One genomic segment of Centropristis striata isolate RG_2023a ecotype Rhode Island chromosome 13, C.striata_1.0, whole genome shotgun sequence includes these proteins:
- the LOC131983647 gene encoding protein NATD1-like — translation MAFKIFSRLTALNLRLKSPPAAFRALSSGCSLTVEHDRQNRRFTVAPGSGAGDPDSAVLHYKFTGEKEVDLISTFVPETFRGQGVAALLSQAAMDFLVEENLKAHISCWYIKKYIEEHPQQQQYKELVIT, via the exons ATGGCCTTTAAGATATTTTCCAGACTCACCGCGTTAAACCTCCGTCTGAAGTCTCCTCCGGCCGCCTTCAGAGCGCTGAGCTCCGGCTGCAGTTTAACGGTGGAACACGACCGACAGAACCGGCGCTTCACCGTCGCTCCGGGCAGCGGGGCGG GTGACCCCGACAGTGCGGTGCTGCACTACAAATTCACCGGAGAGAAGGAAGTGGATCTAATATCAACCTTCGTACCAGAGACATTCAGGGGTCAAGGTGTTGCTGCTCTGCTGTCACAG GCTGCCATGGACTTCTTGGTTGAAGAAAACCTCAAGGCTCATATTTCCTGTTGGTACATAAAGAAATACATCGAGGAAcatccacaacaacaacaatataaagaACTTGTCATCACTTGA
- the rcvrna gene encoding recoverin a isoform X1, producing the protein MGNTKSSALSKELLEELKSNTKYSESELCTWYQSFLKECPGGKISRQQFEGIYASFFPNADPTEYARHVFRSFDTNADGTLDFKEYIVALHLTSGGKTLQKLEWAFALYDVDGNGTISKNEILEIVRSIFNMIPVDDQKNLPEDENTPEKRGEKIWEFFGKKENGKSPLINSVLTAALWLFFCSIKSTHIDAVFRPFPDKISEGEFIQGVMDNKDILRLIQYDEPQKIKDKLKEKKQ; encoded by the exons ATGGGGAATACTAAGAGCAGCGCTTTGTCGAAGGAGCTCCTTGAGGAACTGAAATCCAACACAAAATACTCGGAGTCGGAGCTGTGCACCTGGTACCAGTCCTTTCTGAAGGAGTGTCCCGGCGGGAAGATCAGCAGGCAGCAGTTTGAAGGCATCTACGCCAGTTTCTTCCCAAACGCCGACCCCACAGAGTACGCACGCCACGTATTCAGGAGTTTCGACACCAACGCAGATGGCACTTTGGACTTTAAGGAGTACATCGTCGCTCTGCACCTCACATCTGGAGGAAAGACTCTGCAGAAGCTGGAGTGGGCCTTTGCCCTCTACGACGTGGACGGGAACGGAACCATCAGCAAAAATGAAATCCTAGAGATTGTTAGG TCAATATTCAACATGATTCCTGTTGACGACCAGAAGAACCTCCCAGAGGATGAAAACACGCCTgagaaaaggggggaaaaaatctggGAATTTTTCGGGAAGAAAGAAAACGGTAAATCACCATTAATTAACTCGGTTTTAACAGCTGCTTTAtggctttttttctgttccATAAAAAGCACCCACATTGATGCTGTTTTTCGTCCTTTCCCAGATAAAATCTCAGAGGGAGAATTCATTCAGGGAGTGATGGACAACAAGGACATCCTGCGGTTGATACAATACGATGAGCCTCAGAAAATTAAAGACAAGCTGAAAGAGAAGAAGCAGTAA
- the rcvrna gene encoding recoverin a isoform X2 has translation MGNTKSSALSKELLEELKSNTKYSESELCTWYQSFLKECPGGKISRQQFEGIYASFFPNADPTEYARHVFRSFDTNADGTLDFKEYIVALHLTSGGKTLQKLEWAFALYDVDGNGTISKNEILEIVRSIFNMIPVDDQKNLPEDENTPEKRGEKIWEFFGKKENDKISEGEFIQGVMDNKDILRLIQYDEPQKIKDKLKEKKQ, from the exons ATGGGGAATACTAAGAGCAGCGCTTTGTCGAAGGAGCTCCTTGAGGAACTGAAATCCAACACAAAATACTCGGAGTCGGAGCTGTGCACCTGGTACCAGTCCTTTCTGAAGGAGTGTCCCGGCGGGAAGATCAGCAGGCAGCAGTTTGAAGGCATCTACGCCAGTTTCTTCCCAAACGCCGACCCCACAGAGTACGCACGCCACGTATTCAGGAGTTTCGACACCAACGCAGATGGCACTTTGGACTTTAAGGAGTACATCGTCGCTCTGCACCTCACATCTGGAGGAAAGACTCTGCAGAAGCTGGAGTGGGCCTTTGCCCTCTACGACGTGGACGGGAACGGAACCATCAGCAAAAATGAAATCCTAGAGATTGTTAGG TCAATATTCAACATGATTCCTGTTGACGACCAGAAGAACCTCCCAGAGGATGAAAACACGCCTgagaaaaggggggaaaaaatctggGAATTTTTCGGGAAGAAAGAAAACG ATAAAATCTCAGAGGGAGAATTCATTCAGGGAGTGATGGACAACAAGGACATCCTGCGGTTGATACAATACGATGAGCCTCAGAAAATTAAAGACAAGCTGAAAGAGAAGAAGCAGTAA
- the LOC131983829 gene encoding germ cell-specific gene 1-like protein encodes MRLERGRRASLALTLNFVAFAFALSAVTTSYWCEGTRKVAKPFCTGPPVKAKQYFCIRFNSTNINDSRLVQYIFETGEEKFLLRKFHTGIFFSCEQAADMNGFDCRDFSEIAPEHERGVLWLCIVAESLYLTLLFTGGALMTLEQCPCFSIMNKLKLSAFAALCTALSGLCGMVAHMMFTTIFQLAVAMGPEDWRPKTWDYSWSYILAWGSFGTCMGSAVTALNRYTKTIVEFKYKRRNIEKSLMIKQKMLEQDLPEQMWDMYLTAVPTDAESPLELPLNGHKPSTGTTFVVEMDSEREPQGEAYC; translated from the exons ATGAGGCTAGAGCGCGGGCGGCGGGCTTCTCTGGCACTCACCCTCAACTTTGTGGCGTTTGCTTTTGCCTTATCAGCAGTGACCACCAGCTACTGGTGCGAGGGCACCAGGAAGGTGGCCAAACCCTTCTGCACAGGCCCGCCGGTGAAGGCCAAGCAGTATTTCTGCATCCGCTTCAACAGCACCAACATCAACGACAGCCGGCTGGTCCAGTACATCTTCGAGACTGGAGAGGAGAAATTCCTCCTGAGGAAGTTCCACACGGGGATATTTTTCTCCTGCGAGCAGGCCGCCGACATGAACG GTTTTGACTGTCGAGACTTCTCAGAGATCGCACCAGAACatgaaagag gggTCCTGTGGCTGTGTATCGTGGCGGAGAGTCTGTACCTCACCCTGCTGTTCACCGGCGGGGCTCTGATGACTCTGGAGCAGTGCCCCTGCTTCAGCATCATGAACAAGCTGAAGCTCAGTGCCTTCGCTGCCTTGTGCACTGCCCTGTCAG GCCTTTGTGGGATGGTGGCCCACATGATGTTTACCACCATTTTCCAGCTGGCTGTCGCCATGGGACCAGAAGACTGGAGGCCCAAGACCTGGGACTACAGCTGGTCTTATAT CTTAGCGTGGGGCTCCTTCGGCACCTGTATGGGCTCTGCGGTAACGGCACTCAACAGGTACACAAAGACCATCGTAGAGTTCAAATACAAGCGGCGGAACATCGAGAAGAGCCTGATGATCAAGCAAAAGATGCTGGAGCAGGACCTCCCCGAGCAGATGTGGGACATGTACCTGACGGCTGTGCCCACTGACGCCGAGTCGCCGCTAGAACTGCCGCTCAACGGCCACAAGCCGTCAACAGGAACAACGTTTGTGGTGGAAATGGACAGCGAGCGGGAACCACAAGGAGAGGCGTACTGTTAA